Part of the Nitrospirota bacterium genome is shown below.
GACCACAATTGAAAGGCTCAGGCTAAGCTCTATCGAGATAACAGAGATAGATGACAATCTTATAAGGCTTTTTCTTCAAAAAGACAAGAGGCTTTGCAGGCACCTTCATATACCTTTACAAAGTGGCGATAACAGGATACTAAGCCTGATGAACAGAGATTATACTATAGAGTATTATCAGGCTCGGCTCAGACACATAAGCAGTTACCTGCCTGATAGTGCATTTGGCACTGACATAATTGTAGGATTTCCCGGAGAGGGCAATGAAGAGTTTATGAATACCATTAGGGTCTCGGAAAACCTTCCTTTTTCATATATTCATGTGTTTCCTTTCTCTCTGAGAAAAGGAACTAAGGCATGTGAAATGCCTGATATTATTACGGATTTAGAAAAGAAAAATCGTTGCACCCAGTTAAGAGGGCTTTCTGAAAGGAAAAAACAGGACTATATGCTTGGGCATATCGGCAAAACCCTTGATGTTCTTATAGAAAAAAGGTATGCCGATGGATTTAGTCGTGGAACTACAAGTAATTACCTGAAAGTAGAGGTATCATCCGTGACACTCAAAAGAGGAAGCGTTGTGCCTGTAAGAGTTACTGGGGCAGGCAAAGGAGTGCTTTTAGGTAATCCCTTAAATTGTTCTTAATATATTGAATTAAAAGCCAATTTAGCCTGCTCAAAGTTTGTTCATGTTGTGACAAATCAAGTGCCTGCAATGAATGAAAAGAGCTTTAGACAGGTTTAGTAACAAGTTATTAACAGAGGTTGTTAATAGAGAATGTCTGATAAGATATATTATGTCAAGTCAGAATAACTGCTAAAGTCTTTTAAGCTCTCTAAGGGCATCTTTCTTTGTGCGTATAACCCCTGAAAATTCAAGCATTTTTAGCTCTTTAATAACCTTTCCTAATTCAGGGCTCGGTTTAATGCCTGTTTCCGCCATTATCTTTACTGTCGAAAGTATCCCTTTTTTCATTATTCTAAGGAAGCGGTTAGCATCAGGAATAAAACCAGTTTTCCCTGTTAGTATCAAAAGGTCAATCAAAGGGGCTACTGCCTCCTGAGAAAAGCTACCTCCGGCAAAAGGGCTAACAAGCTCACGCGGTAAGGTAGCAGGTAACCTACCCTTGAACTTACCCATTAGCTCCCCTACAATATCAAGCCTCTTTCTGAGACTTGTGCTTAAGCTTAGGAGGTCCCTCTTAGAGCTATATAAAAGCCCTTCGAGCCTCAAAAGCCCAATATAAGTAAGACCCTGTGGAAACCCCACTGCCATATCAGGTGCATGAACTTTAGGAACCCTCTTAAGGTTTTCTTCTATCTTAGAAATAGTATTAATATTACGCTCTAAGGCATTATAAGATAAGGATATAATCTCAGTTAACACTCCATCTTCTAATGCCATTCTTAATGCCCTTATAGGACATTTCCCATTAAGCAAAGCTAAAAACTCTAAAGTAATCCTTTCATGTGCAGGATACCTTATATCTCCTGATAGTTCCTTCAAGGTCTGCCTTGTTTTTTTAGCAATCCTAAAACAGAATTCAGATGAAAAACGATAAGCTCTTAAGAGCCTTAAAGGGTCATCCTTAAAGTTTTGCTTTAAGATTTTCCTGATAATGCCTTTCTTAAGGTCTTTTATGCCGTCAAATGGGTCTAAGAGACCCATTTCTGGGGACCATGCAAGGCTATTAAATGTAAAGTCCCTTGTTTTAAGGTCATCTGTTATATCACCTCTAAGTCTTGAAAAATCCAGTGTAACTCTGTTTTTAAGGACTATTCTAAGCATGTGCTCTTTTTTAAGCTCTATGAGCTTCCCATTTAGCTTATCTCT
Proteins encoded:
- the mtaB gene encoding tRNA (N(6)-L-threonylcarbamoyladenosine(37)-C(2))-methylthiotransferase MtaB, whose product is MPMRVSLLTLGCKVNQAETSLMEGILRGSGFKVVGLDEKPELCIINTCTVTSKSDYQSRQLIRRAYKVGAKVIVTGCYSELNMENVKNMPEVKEVVLNKDKFNYISMLIGNNGSITLNYSGARTRFFLKVQDGCNSCCSYCVIPKARGSSRSVEMDKVIGEVKRAVCFGYKEIVLTGIHLGVYGEDLKPKINLSGLIESILNETTIERLRLSSIEITEIDDNLIRLFLQKDKRLCRHLHIPLQSGDNRILSLMNRDYTIEYYQARLRHISSYLPDSAFGTDIIVGFPGEGNEEFMNTIRVSENLPFSYIHVFPFSLRKGTKACEMPDIITDLEKKNRCTQLRGLSERKKQDYMLGHIGKTLDVLIEKRYADGFSRGTTSNYLKVEVSSVTLKRGSVVPVRVTGAGKGVLLGNPLNCS
- a CDS encoding CCA tRNA nucleotidyltransferase, with the protein product MSLQKKDLYKNLLIKKVFAGTKDIYLVGGFLRDLISQGVHSNDIDFVIKKNLKKTVSSIRDKLNGKLIELKKEHMLRIVLKNRVTLDFSRLRGDITDDLKTRDFTFNSLAWSPEMGLLDPFDGIKDLKKGIIRKILKQNFKDDPLRLLRAYRFSSEFCFRIAKKTRQTLKELSGDIRYPAHERITLEFLALLNGKCPIRALRMALEDGVLTEIISLSYNALERNINTISKIEENLKRVPKVHAPDMAVGFPQGLTYIGLLRLEGLLYSSKRDLLSLSTSLRKRLDIVGELMGKFKGRLPATLPRELVSPFAGGSFSQEAVAPLIDLLILTGKTGFIPDANRFLRIMKKGILSTVKIMAETGIKPSPELGKVIKELKMLEFSGVIRTKKDALRELKRL